CGCGATTTATCTATCAATAAGTTGTGCCTTTTGAGCGGTGTCACGCAGTCCACGGTGAATAATATTGTCAGCGGGCGCAATCACAGCGCCACAGTTACAACTATAAAAAAGTTATGTGATGGTCTTGGGATTTCAATAGGCGATTTTTTTAGCTCGGAGTTGTTTCGAGGGTTAGATCAAGAAGTGAGGTAAATGTTGTGAATGTGCTTTCCAATTTATAATCAAACCAGTATAACAAGGCCATAAACGGAGTAAAGACACAAAGAAATATTATTTCCGTGCTGTTATAGGACTAAAAATTGTGACAACAAAATCGTCCCCTACTTTGTAGGGGACGATTTCTATTTTATACTGTTACATTCTTTAGGAAATCCGAACGGGGAATATATGGGAGGTTAAGTTGAAGCCCTATACGGTTAAGTTCATTCGACTTGATAAGTACCAAAGTAACATCTTTTTCCATGATTGAGAAGAGCTGCACTACATCATACCTGTGGCCCGCAAGCTCAAGCAAATTCCTCACTGTCAATACGCAAATGGGCTGCAAAGGCATTGGCCTCATACTTCGTCTCGTTCCGTATATCAAACAGGGTGAACTTCTGGAGTTCCATCCCAATTTTGCTCTGCTCCCTATGTAAAGCATCATGGCCGATCTCATGTCCGCAGACCATTTGAACTGTAATGTAATCCATGTTAGAGTTCAGCAGAATACGTTTAGCGCCGATTAGGAACATTGCAAATACAAGGGGTTCCGGTCCCAATAAAACCGGGAAATAAAGAAGAACACTATCACATTATGCAAAACGCCACTCGGGATAAAATCCGGGTGGCGTTTTTGCAGGGAACGTGGGAAAGCGGGGTGAAAAACATTCACAAAATTTTCGCTCACAATTTGTGCAGCACTACAAAATTTAATAAATTAAAAAGGAGTGAAAAATATCTTTATCTGGTGCGGACTTTGAGACACTTTGTCCCGAGGTCTGCGCTTTTTTCTCCAGTACGGCTCTGGTGATATATCCACCGTCACCGACAGTCCTTTAGCGTGGCCGGAACCGTCACTCAAGGGTAGACCGCCGTAAAACGACGGTGAAATAACCCATAAAAGTTGGACAAAAGTTATGCGGCAAATCCGCTTTGAATTCTGTATTGGACAGGGCTTAACCCGTTCAATTTTTCTTTAATGCGGTTGTGGTTATAGTATTCAAGATAAGCGGCCAGTTCCTGGCAGAACTCGTCTAATGATTGGAACGTCCGCAGGTAAAGCAGTTCGGGTTTTAACGAGCCGAAGAAGTTTTCTATAACCGCATGGTCCAGACAGTTTACCTTTCTGGACATACTTTGTTGGATGCCTTTTTCCAACAGCCTTTTTTGATACCTGGCGTTTTAATATTGCCAGCCCTGCTCCAAGTGAAGGATCAGTCCGCCGCCGTCCGGGAGCCGAGAGAATGCTTTATCCAGCATCTCATCCACCTGATGGTAATTAGCCCGTTCACTGATGGCATAACTGATGATTTCACCATTATACAGGTCAAGCACAGGCGACAGATAAAGTTTGCTTCCAAACAGTGAAAACTCAGGCACATCGGTTACCCATTTCTGCTTCGGCCTTTCCGCATGGAAATCTCTTGCCAGCAGATTTGACGCAACACTGCCGACTTCTCCCCGGTAAGAACGATACTTTTTCATTCGTACCATAATTTCAAGCCTGATTCCTTCATCAGCTTTTACAACCTCTTGTAGTTCAGCCGGAAGCCCCTGTTGCGTAATTCCATACCAATCCGCTGATACCCATACCGGCCTTGATTCTCCTGATAAATTGCTATGATTTCTGCTCTTTCTTTCGCGTGTTTATCCACAGCATTAGCTTTCTGGGAATGATAGTAGTATGTACTTCGAGGAATACCAGCCAGTTTCAGTAGAGCTGCCAGAGGATACTCCCGCCTTCATTCTGTAATGGCAACCGCAACGTCGCTTATTCGGGTTTTTCCCGCTTCTGAATTAAGGCGTTTAATTTTTTTAGGTAATCATTCTCCATTCTCAACCGGTAATTTTCTTCTGACAGCCGCTTGTTTTCCTGTTGCAGTTCTGTCTGTCCCTGCTTCTTCTGCCCTTTTCGATTCCTTTTATAGCCTGCTTTTTCATAAGTCCCTGTGCACCTTCCTTTTGGAATTTTTTCCCCCACCGGCACACGGTTACAACATCGAGGCAAAAGTGCATAGCTGTCTGTGTACAGGATAAGTGATGTTCCTGCTTGTATTGTAGCACTTTCAGGCGAAACTCGCCATCAAAACCTTTTTGTTTGCCCACTAGATTTCGGCTTAGAAGTCTTTTTGCACCATGCAGCTTATACAGATTTACCCATTTTTCAATCGGCGTACAGGATATACAAAATTTCTCGGATCCCTCACTCTGGTTGGGACTATCCTCAGCGGTGGGAGCCTGCGGAGCGATGGGGCCGACGGTCAGAGGAAGGGTGCCGTTTTCCCCGGCTTGAAAACTTGTCAATCCGTTTCCTGAGAATTTTGAATTGCTCCACCTGATTGGGCTTTTCCTCCTGCATGATGGAGAGGATCACATCAGGGTTCAGTTTGCCCTGCTCGGAAAAGGTCCGCATTTTGATGGCCTGGGCGTGAGAAGGAGTGCGGTCCTCGCTCTCCATGACCTCCGGCAAGGCGGCCTGCTCGGCCTCCGGCAGATAGGACAGCTCCAAGGCGGGGCGTAGGGCCATTTGTGGTTTCCATGTTTCTTTCAGCGCAGAATCGTCCACCATGTCCAGAATTTCAGGGATAAGGTTGGTTAGACGGATATAGCGTTGGATTTGAGTATTGCTATCAAGGGAGTCAGATGCGAAAATCTCTCTTGATTTTCCCACCAAAAAATAGTGTCCCACTGGGACACTATTTTCATTACTCAGCTTTCCAGCCTATCTACGCATGGCTTCCAACTTCATCTTATAGGCAAACGCCTTTTTTGATGGTAAGACCTGTTCCCGCTGAAGGTTGATGTCCACCACGACGATGACGGCTCCATCATCCGTCAATTCCCGGATAATGCAGGGCACCGTGGGCAGACCAGCCAACTCCGCCGCCCGCTTGCGCCGATGGCCCGACACCATCTGATAGCTTCCGCCCGGCATGGGCCGGACCAGGGATGGAACCAGGACGCCATGCTGCTTTACGCTGTCTGCCAGTTCTACCATGCTTTGGTTCATCCGCACCTTGAACGGTGGTTGGGGAAGTCGCTGATTTCAGCGGCGGGCAGGTCGGTCACATAGCTGCGCTGGGCGTTGTCTCGTTCTTCCTGGGTGACAGGCCGTTATAAGCCTCGTTCAGCCCAAGGTCGATTGCGGCTCCTTTGCTCAAGGATGTTCACCTCCTCTACAAGCGCCGTATATGCCGCAGCTACTTTCCCTTTGCTGCTATGGATGAAAATGCTCTTGCCCTCCATGCTGCACTCTGCCGCCCGGACAGAGAAGGGTATCTCCGTATTCAATACCTGGAGATTGTTCCCGGTCTGCCGTAGGGCCGCGATAATGTTTTGGTGTTGTTGGTACGGTTATCCACCATGGCTAGCAGGGTGCCGCCGATTTTCAGCAATGGGTTGATCTGTCGTCGTACTTTGGCTACCGATCCCAACAACAGCTTCAAGCCCTTGGTGGACAGATAGTTGGCCTGACATGGGATAAGAACGCTGTCCGCCGCTGCCAGAGCGTTGATGGTCGGCATACCCAGCGAGGGCATACAATTGATCAGAACGTAGTCATAATCCCGTTTGACTGCGCCCAGGTAACTACACAGCACAAATTCCCGGCTTATAGTGTTCACAAGACTTACTTCAAAGCTGGACAGACCGATGTTGGAGGGCACCAAATCGACCCCTTCAATATTTTTTAAGATGCCTCTGTCTCGTGGTGATACCATTGTCCACAACGACTTGCATCAGATCGGAGATGGTTGTTTCAAGGTCATCCGGGTTCTTCACGCCCAGACTCACCGTAAGACTTTCCTGGGGGTCCGCGTCCACAAGCAAAACCTTTTTCCCCTGCTGTACCAGTCCCACGCCCAAATTGACCGCCGTGGTTGTCTTACCGAGGCCGCCCTTTTGATTGGTGATGGCAATCACTTTGCACTTGTCCATAGGTTACTACCTCCGTTTCTTCAGTTTATAGTCATAGCCGTATGCGGCGCTTGTAGCAGCGCAACGACTATGTTAAAGTGAGCCGATGGCCCACTAGGAATTTACGGCCTTTCACTTGTGAGAAGTGCCAGCACATCATCCATGCCTGTGTCAAAGATGAAGTCCTCACTCTTTGCCAGATATTCCTCCATGAACATCTGTGCCAGGGCAGAGTACTGCTGATGGTCGGTGAAATCCTCTGATGGGGCGATCTCCACCAGGGCATAGATGCCTTCCAGAACCTTCATAGCCCCGATATAATTGCCGTGGCTTACCAGGAGCCGTGGGTCTTTCTCCATGGCCCGCACCATGTCCAGGCCAAATCCAGGAAAGCGTTCCAGAGGTTCTCTATGCTCTCATAGGCGACGCCGCGAATCTTGTCGGCCAGCGTCTCGATCTTTCTATTCTGCGGCTCGTCCTTTTTCCACTTCATGGCTTGTCCTCTTACTGTAAACTCATAGCTGTCAAAAGGGATATAGACGGCTATGTAGGCTTTTGGGCAGGGTGGGGGAAATAATTGCGTCTGCCAACTGGGGCGAAAAAGAGCGCCGTTTCATTCAGGGAATGATCGGCACTCTATAATATGGCTGCAATATAAACAGTATTCAGTTATGACAAAGCAGGCCAAATCAGGGGGAAAATACAGATCGATTTTTTGGTATCGGGGGCCTTTAGAGAGGGTGATAACCGTTCATGACGGCCTGCCCTGAGACTAGCTCCAAATCGACTTCTTTCGCTCTGTCAGTTAGCCTATATTTAACCCCCAAAAAAACAGGGTCAAATTGAGCCAAATCAGTCCAAAATCAGGCAAAGGCTATCAGAGGTTTTCAAAAGAAAAAACCCCGGAAAATCGAAATTTTCCGGGGTTTTTGAACGTTTCTGATATAAAATCAGCGCTTGGAGAACTGAGGCGCACGACGGGCGGCCTTGAGGCCGTATTTCTTGCGCTCTTTCATGCGAGGATCGCGAGTCAGGAAACCAGCTTTCTTCAAGATAGGACGATAGTCCTCGCTGGCCAGTAGCAGGGCGCGGGCGATGCCGTGGCGCAGGGCACCGGCCTGGCCAGACACACCACCGCCAGTGACAGTGGCCACAATATCCATTTTGCCGGTGTTGCCAGTGGCCTCCAGTGGCTGACGAACCACCATCTTCAAGGTATCCAGGCCGAAATAGTCGTCAATATCCCGGCCGTTGATGGTGATGGAGCCGGTGCCGTTGGGAAACAGGTGGACGCGGGCCACGGAGGACTTCCGGCGACCGGTGCCATACAGATAGGGCTTCTTAGACTGATACATGCTCTTCCTCCTCCTTATTCGACGTCCAGAGCCACGGGCTTCTGAGCCTGCTGCTCATAGTTGGCGTCCGCATAAATGTGCAGGCGCTTCAGGGAGTCCTTGGTAATGACGTTCCGGGGCATCATGCCGCGGACAGCCACCCGCATGGCGACTTCGGGCTTCTCCTGCATCAAAATGCGATAGGGGGTCTCTTTCAGACCGCCCACCCAGCCGGAGTGGGTGCGGTAGAACTTCTGCTCGCCCTTCTTGCCGGTGAGGATGGCCTTGCCGGCATTGATAATGATGACATTGTCGCCGCAGTCGGCGTGGGGGGTGTAGGTGACTTTGCCCTTGCCGCGCAGCAGATCCGCAGCCCGGACGGCGGTCTTGCCCAGGGGCTTGCCGGCGGCGTCCAGGATGTACCACTTGCGCTCAATGTTGGCCTTGTTTGCCATAAAAGTGGACATGGTGTTTCCTCCATATGATAAATTTTGCTTTTGCTTTACAAATCAAACGCTCCGGGGTAAAATCGGAGCAAGCTTATTTATATCACGGAGAAACAGGGATGTCAATATGAATTTGATTTAGCACAAAGTTTCCTCCTGTTTTCTCAAAATATCTCTTAGTATCTCCTGAAATCTCTCGCTCTATTTTTGAAAAGGAGACCTCCATGAACCATGTGGCGAGCGACCGGATCTTCTTGCTTGCCAGCTTGGTGGCTGTGGCCTGCGCGGCATTTTACGAGCCTGTGATCTATGGCAACGACATGGGCAGCATAGAGCGTTATCTCCGACAGGAAATGGGCAGCCGTCTGAAGGACGGGATTGAGCTGCTGACAGTTGCGGACGACGGGGCTGACCGCTTTGCCGTGTTCCGCGGGGCAGAAAAAAGACCGGACGAGCGGTGGATCGTCCGGTTCCGGCAGAATGAAAACGGGGATTATGAAGCATATTTGAATTCCCGGCGTATGTATGGCCCACACCCGGTGCAGGGCATCTACACGCAGCCTCTGGGCGGCTACTCCGGCGACCGGGAGGTGTGCTACGCCGTCTGGAACGAATCGGAGCATCTAGCGGAGATCCGGTTCCGGCTGGATGGCGGCCCGGCGGAAACTGTCTCGATTTCTACCCCGCCGTCACTGACCATCTGGCGGTTCCGGGGCGGAGAGAGCGGCTGGCACCTGGAGAGCACATATTACAACGACGCGGGAGACGAACTGTGAATCATATGTATTCTATAGCACCCATTGGGTTAGAAGGAGCAGAACAAAACCTGGCAGGCCTAGAATGCCGATGACCAGAGCGTTGAGCAGGTTCAGCCCCAGGGTGATCCCCGTGACGCCCGCCGTCAAGTTGACCACCCACAGGGCCAAAAAACCAAGAAGCGTGTTTGCCAGCAGTTTTAAGGCAAGGCGCAGCGGCGTCTGAAACACCCGGATCAAGGCGATGAGGAAGAAGGCCGCCAGGATGGCGGCGAGAATTTTTTGATTTAGGTCCATATGGCATCTCCTTCCACCTGGGCGGCAGCGGCGGCCTGGGGTCCCCGCTCCTTGATGGCGCGGATGAGATAGTTGCATCGGGCCTTTACCGCGCTGATCTGATAGATGCAGGACTCCACCAGTTCTGGGTCCACTGCCTGGTTGAATTGTCGGTAAGCCTGAGCCAACTCGCTTTGGGCTTCCAGCAGCTCGGAGCGCAGGATCATCAGCTCCGGGTCCTGAAAGCGCTTTTTGGAAAAAATAGGTTTCATGGCTGTGTCCCTCCCCTTTCAGATGTATGGGAAGTTTGGACAAATATGCCAGATTTCATACGGGGAGAATGGAAAAACATGACAGAGCAGGATTACATGAGGGAGGCGCTGGACTTGGCTCGAGAGGCCGCTGCCGCAGGAGAAGTCCCGGTGGGGTGCGTCATTGTCCGGTCTGGCGAAATTGTGGGCCGGGGGCGGAACCGGCGGGAGGAGAAGCAGGCCACGGCTTCCCACGCGGAGATGGAGGCGATTGCTCAGGCTAACGAGCGCCTGGGCACCTGGCGGCTGGCGGACTGTGAGCTGTATGTGACGCTGGAGCCGTGTCCCATGTGCGCCGGGGCCATTCTGAACGCCCGGATTTGCCGGGTGTGGTACGGCGCCCGGGACGAGACCTTT
This genomic window from Pusillibacter faecalis contains:
- the rplM gene encoding 50S ribosomal protein L13; translated protein: MSTFMANKANIERKWYILDAAGKPLGKTAVRAADLLRGKGKVTYTPHADCGDNVIIINAGKAILTGKKGEQKFYRTHSGWVGGLKETPYRILMQEKPEVAMRVAVRGMMPRNVITKDSLKRLHIYADANYEQQAQKPVALDVE
- a CDS encoding DUF2508 family protein; its protein translation is MKPIFSKKRFQDPELMILRSELLEAQSELAQAYRQFNQAVDPELVESCIYQISAVKARCNYLIRAIKERGPQAAAAAQVEGDAIWT
- a CDS encoding pro-sigmaK processing inhibitor BofA family protein, which encodes MDLNQKILAAILAAFFLIALIRVFQTPLRLALKLLANTLLGFLALWVVNLTAGVTGITLGLNLLNALVIGILGLPGFVLLLLTQWVL
- a CDS encoding ImmA/IrrE family metallo-endopeptidase, which codes for MDYITVQMVCGHEIGHDALHREQSKIGMELQKFTLFDIRNETKYEANAFAAHLRIDSEEFA
- the rpsI gene encoding 30S ribosomal protein S9, with translation MYQSKKPYLYGTGRRKSSVARVHLFPNGTGSITINGRDIDDYFGLDTLKMVVRQPLEATGNTGKMDIVATVTGGGVSGQAGALRHGIARALLLASEDYRPILKKAGFLTRDPRMKERKKYGLKAARRAPQFSKR
- a CDS encoding IS3 family transposase → MDKHAKERAEIIAIYQENQGRYGYQRIGMELRNRGFRLNYKRL
- a CDS encoding nucleoside deaminase, whose translation is MTEQDYMREALDLAREAAAAGEVPVGCVIVRSGEIVGRGRNRREEKQATASHAEMEAIAQANERLGTWRLADCELYVTLEPCPMCAGAILNARICRVWYGARDETFGACGGVSNLFMEDFPNRPALVGGILGEECRQVLADFFSGLRQGKSDSKK
- a CDS encoding ParB/RepB/Spo0J family partition protein, with protein sequence MVELADSVKQHGVLVPSLVRPMPGGSYQMVSGHRRKRAAELAGLPTVPCIIRELTDDGAVIVVVDINLQREQVLPSKKAFAYKMKLEAMRR
- a CDS encoding DDE-type integrase/transposase/recombinase, coding for MKKYRSYRGEVGSVASNLLARDFHAERPKQKWVTDVPEFSLFGSKLYLSPVLDLYNGEIISYAISERANYHQVDEMLDKAFSRLPDGGGLILHLEQGWQY
- a CDS encoding helix-turn-helix domain-containing protein, translating into MDIGEAVRARILELCRERDLSINKLCLLSGVTQSTVNNIVSGRNHSATVTTIKKLCDGLGISIGDFFSSELFRGLDQEVR
- a CDS encoding transposase; protein product: MEKGIQQSMSRKVNCLDHAVIENFFGSLKPELLYLRTFQSLDEFCQELAAYLEYYNHNRIKEKLNGLSPVQYRIQSGFAA